CGTACCCTTCCGCCTCCGGGCGGTGGAAAAACGTAACGGTTTGCTCATGGGGAAACAACACCGCTCCCGCCACTACTCCATACAGGAGAATCATGACCAGCATCGCTCCGATCACGATCGCCTGACTGACCCATTTGGCCGTCAACAACTGCCAACGCGAAAACGGGCAGATCATCACCAACCGGTAAGCGCCGGATGTACATTCTCCGTTGAAGTTGTCCACCACCATCATCGGGATGAGAATCAAGGACAAGATAAACGACATTTCTTTAAGCAAAAACACAGGAAAATTGACGGAATTGAGCCGAGTCGTATGAAGTGGATCATAAAATCCGATCCCGCCGCGGTGCAACCAAAACGTCATGAATACCAGCAACAAACCAAGAATCACAAACGATACCAACGATTTTTTCCTGCTCCAAATGCGTTCCATCTCGGATACCATCAAATCTTTCACGAATCCATCCCCCTATAGAAATCGGTCTTGACGGGTGAAGATCCCATAGGCCATCGAAGTGAAAAGCACGACTTGACACTCCACACGGCTAAAGCCGTGGGATTCTTGAGTGGTTAACGCCNNNNNNNNNNNNNNNNNNNNNNNNNNNNNNNNNNNNNNNNNNNNNNNNNNNNNNNNNNNNNNNNNNNNNNNNNNNNNNNNNNNNNNNTTTGCACTTGAAGCGGATACCGCTTCGGTTCGCCTTTTCGC
Above is a genomic segment from Polycladomyces subterraneus containing:
- a CDS encoding ABC transporter permease, translated to MKDLMVSEMERIWSRKKSLVSFVILGLLLVFMTFWLHRGGIGFYDPLHTTRLNSVNFPVFLLKEMSFILSLILIPMMVVDNFNGECTSGAYRLVMICPFSRWQLLTAKWVSQAIVIGAMLVMILLYGVVAGAVLFPHEQTVTFFHRPEAEGYGYVLLFYGWHSLIFLALLGIVGLLSSVLPNTIVAFFGSIAFLVGTVYASRQMFFSVDRGVGVQADGRHGDIFGFGIAGNLSDLLIQYDVRTVGEKGLGVLSLVCAIWLKSTDKKPCTPSCISGGGPVRLG